The genomic DNA ACCTTAACCACCGTCTCTCCTCTTTCGCAGCTGTGCAGAACAGCACCAAAGGCTCCTACAGGGACAAGAGGAACCAGGTCGTGTACAGTGAGGATATATTCTgatgggagaaaaataaatagttttttgtattttggcaTAGAGTTTTTtcgtgttttgttttaatcaactGTTACTTAGCTGTCAAATTTGTTGTTGGATGAATACAAATCTTCTGTTGGAAAAATAGACGACTGTTTTTCACATGATTGTTATGTGATGGCATGTGGCAGCTTTGCTCAAGATATTGTTTGGAGCTTAATAAAATGGTATCCATACACCGTTACCTTGACTgatatttaaagttatttttttgttgaaaagacAATGTGGGTATCAATTCTGAATATATTGTAGTCAAAGCCTATACAAGAGTCCAGACCAGTTCTCAGTACAGGACAGTGAACTGGACAGAAGAGCTGCAGATAAACTTCGCAGGTTTTGTGggtaaataaacagaaaatgatggacacagaaatatatttgacaaaagGAAGATTGCAGTTGGTTCGAgtgatttattatcatttctttCCTCAACAGTATATAAGGCAAGTTTAGTGCCAGGTGCATCctaatgtgtacacacacacctggtggcAGCGTTAAGTGAAACCCCCCACGTGTGGGTAGACCGCGGCCGTGTAGCGTCTTTTAAATTTGCACTAGTGTGCAAGACTTGTGAATTagtttatatttacatgtattcaTAAATTTTCTCTAAACCACGGTCAGTAATCATACTGAACATTTATCACACACTTTCAAGTTTAACATTATAGTCTGAGTCAAACTATTCTAACAGATATTAAAAGTACTGGGCACATTTTGACAGTCACTGTAGGAAAGAACACAGGTGTAGATCATTAAATTGAGAGCGGCTGAATTCCATATTGCTTTTTTCAGTTCTCCGGGTCCTGTTACTGTTTGTCACCTGTACTCTTCCTATTATGATAAGTCTGTAAATGGGTGATTGTTGCATCTCAGTCATTTCTCCCTCCACATCCATCACTagtatgtatatttttatgcaaatttgataaaaaaacagttttctgttcACAGTCTGAGATTTTAAAAGGCCTCAAAGTCCGTCGCAGGCTGATCTCCTTGCCGGACTTTACTGTATTTCATCGCTTTGGCCTAAGACACTTGTTCCGTCACCAGACATTCTTGTTCTTCCTCTCGTATTCTTCCGGCAGCTTCTCTCGCCCTCTCGATCTCCTCCTGCTCGTGGAGGGAGTTTTGCCCCGTGGTTTTCCCGTGCTGCTCCTTCAGATGGCGTCGCAAGGCTGGCTTGTGGGCAAAGCGGGCGTGGCAGTAGGCGCAGCGGTGCGGGCGCTCGCCACTGTGCAGGTTCATGTGATCGATCAGCGTGGACTTTTGCGTGAAAGTCTTGTAACACAGGGGGCATTGGTGGGTTTTGCCGGCGCCCCGGTGCACGGCCATGTGCCGGGTGAAGTTGGCCGAGTGGTGGAAGTGTTTGCCGCAGCAGGGGCACGAGTACAGCAGGTGCGTGGAGCGGGAGTGGACGGCAAGAGATTGGGTTGAGGGGAAAGTCACACCGCAGTGTTCACAGATTACAGGCCCCGATACGCTTGAAGTGGACCCCACGACCGCAACAGACTCATCCCCTCCTTCGTTTGTTCCAACACTGGCCAACCCTGAACTCCCCTCACCAGCACCACAGCTGGACTCGTCCAGGGAATACTGGTTCAAACTGCCTGCCAGCGGAGAAACTTCTTCTCCTTGATCTTCACCCACACCGAAGTCTAACCGTGGGAGGTCAACTGACAAGTAACTTCCTGTCTTCAGTCCTTCCGGGTTGAAGTCCTGTCCAATACCCCCTCCTAGTCCAGCAGTCGCCAAGTACCACAGATCCTGTTGGTTAGCCGTGCCTGGAGGTCTTTTCTCCTGAGATGACGCCCACCGTCTCCTTTTGAAACCCCTCCCCCTGCCACTCCCCCTGCCTCTGCCTACTTTAGGGTCAGACAGCCTGCGCCTGAGAGCCCGAAGACCCTCAATCGAAAGTCCCCCAGTACGGAGATCTACGTTGGATTGATCCAGGTCATATTCGCCGCCTTCTCCTCCGAtcacaacaccttctgcctcagGGTAACAAGCGTCCTGAGGTCCATCAGAGGGAGCTCCCATCTCCTCTTCTTGGTCTCTGTTCATCTGATCGTCTTCAGAGATATACACTCGGAACACGTCGAAGTCCTGTTTTGTCTCTTCTTCGTCGGATGCATTAACCTGGAGACAGAGTTGATGACCGAGTTAAATTTCCAGGGCTTTTTACTTGATAAATTACTTCTacaatcagaattttttttaaatgattaacacattttttcaggACTGAACATGCCATTTGATGAGCAGACAGGTATTGTTTAGATGAAAGATTCATGCTGGTGGGGAAATTAACACCAGTGATCAGCCAAAAGCTGCTTAAAGGAACACTACAcccaaaatattttgtgaaacaAACCTTTATACATGTCTCATCCTGCATGGGACTCTCATCGTGGTGTTGACTGCTGCCCTGAGCAGACGCATCGCCGTTGTTGTTCTCCTCGGCCGATCGTCCTGCGG from Scophthalmus maximus strain ysfricsl-2021 chromosome 22, ASM2237912v1, whole genome shotgun sequence includes the following:
- the LOC118292192 gene encoding zinc finger and BTB domain-containing protein 12, whose protein sequence is MEVLCFRLPGHGDKTLNHMNSLRSRQQFCDITIVASNNQTFRGHKVVLAACSPFLRDQFLLNPSPKLHVSMLYSSTVVCDLLQSCYTGMLQFKPEEIVNYLTAASYLQMEHIVERCRGALKKYVQLKNPSPPKMTAEESQSRPLIVSGSVCTVASPRTSRPSPVEPQSPAGRSAEENNNGDASAQGSSQHHDESPMQDETCIKVNASDEEETKQDFDVFRVYISEDDQMNRDQEEEMGAPSDGPQDACYPEAEGVVIGGEGGEYDLDQSNVDLRTGGLSIEGLRALRRRLSDPKVGRGRGSGRGRGFKRRRWASSQEKRPPGTANQQDLWYLATAGLGGGIGQDFNPEGLKTGSYLSVDLPRLDFGVGEDQGEEVSPLAGSLNQYSLDESSCGAGEGSSGLASVGTNEGGDESVAVVGSTSSVSGPVICEHCGVTFPSTQSLAVHSRSTHLLYSCPCCGKHFHHSANFTRHMAVHRGAGKTHQCPLCYKTFTQKSTLIDHMNLHSGERPHRCAYCHARFAHKPALRRHLKEQHGKTTGQNSLHEQEEIERAREAAGRIREEEQECLVTEQVS